AATTATACGCGAGCGCGTTGTTTTCTGTACGTTTACTGTCGGATCGCCGAATAGTAGTTGTATCCCCCATAACCAGTACGCTCAAGCCTCAAATTAAGATGATGATTCCGATTCCTGAAGGCTTTAAGGCTAGAGGCTCGGTCATTGCGGAACAGGTAAGAACGTTAGATCTAAATACTCGCTGGTGGAAAACTACAGGTGAAGTGTTGCCTACAAAATTTGTCGCTCGCGTAGTCGAAACCTTTAAAGTAATTATCAGTTAAAAATGATTTTTCCGAACGTAGTCCAAGAGTTTTTACAAAAATACGACCGCATCCTCCTAGACTCCCAGGGAATTCTGAAACTATTTGCCCTAAAGGACTAGCTACGCGTCGCGAAGCTTATCCGTGATAGACAATCTGCTGACTTTTATCAGACTATAGACTATAACAGATTTGAGGGTGTGGTGTATCTGTCGGGCTATCTATCAGTTACCCACAATAGAATTAATTCAATGGCTTAAGGATAATTTTAATCTGGACAAAGCTATTGAAATCGGTGCGGGGAATAACTATCTCTATCATCACCTCGGCATTGTAGGAGTCGATAACTATTCAGAGCAAATACCAGCCGTAAAGTTAGTCCATGAAATACTCAATCAACCTTCAACTAATCCACCACCTGAAGTAGAGAAATTAGACGCGATTGGCTTTGCCACCTCGCTCCCCGAGATCGCAGCAATTAAAAAGTATCAACCAGAAACAGTAATTACTTCTTGGATGACGATCGAAGGAAAGGAAACGGAAAAAGTCGATGGAGGGCATCGCTACGCCCCAAATAAAGATGAAATTTTAGATACGGGAGTTGTCTATGTTTTTATTAGTAATGAATATATTCATAGCGAGCGCCTAATCATGAACAAACCCCATAAGACTTACTACTTTGATTGGTTGGTTTCTAGAGGTTACTATCGGGAACAAAACTATATTTGCATTTGGAATGGCTAATCTTCATAACCAATCACATCACCCTCATCGTTAGTTATCGCTTTTTTCCCTTCTTGATTGACCAACGGTCAGAGCAGGCTCCGTCGTTTTACGGCGGAGTAATCTCTGACTAATACTTCGTTACCAGCCTCATCTCTTTCTGCTCTAA
This genomic window from Coleofasciculaceae cyanobacterium contains:
- a CDS encoding type II toxin-antitoxin system PemK/MazF family toxin, with the protein product MFSVRLLSDRRIVVVSPITSTLKPQIKMMIPIPEGFKARGSVIAEQVRTLDLNTRWWKTTGEVLPTKFVARVVETFKVIIS